The Macaca fascicularis isolate 582-1 chromosome 1, T2T-MFA8v1.1 genome includes a window with the following:
- the DHRS3 gene encoding short-chain dehydrogenase/reductase 3 isoform X6 — MGTECHYFICDVGNREEVYQTAKAVREKVGDITILVNNAAVVHGKSLMDSDDDALLKSQHINTLGQFWTTKAFLPRMLELQNGHIVCLNSVLALSAIPGAIDYCTSKASAFAFMESLTLGLLDCPGVSATTVLPFHTSTEMFQGMRVRFPNLFPPLKPETVARRTVEAVQLNQALLLLPWTMHALVILKRKEEPPTSPFSELHPSSPSPGESKAQL, encoded by the exons ATGGGCACTGAGTGCCATTACTTCATCTGCGATGTGGGCAACCGGGAGGAGGTGTACCAGACGGCCAAGGCTGTCCGAGAGAAG GTGGGTGACATCACCATCCTGGTGAACAATGCCGCCGTGGTCCACGGGAAGAGCCTAATGGACAGTGACGACGATGCCCTCCTCAAGTCCCAACACATCAACACCCTGGGCCAGTTCTGG ACCACCAAGGCCTTCCTGCCGCGTATGCTGGAGCTGCAGAACGGCCACATCGTGTGCCTCAACTCCGTGCTGGCACTGTCTGCCATCCCCGGTGCCATCGACTACTGCACATCCAAAGCGTCAGCCTTTGCCTTCATGGAGAGCCTGACCCTGGGGCTGCTGGACTGTCCGGGAGTCAGCGCCACCACAGTGCTGCCCTTCCACACCAGCACCGAGATGTTCCAGGGCATGAGAGTCAG GTTTCCCAACCTCTTTCCCCCACTGAAGCCGGAGACAGTGGCCCGGAGGACAGTGGAAGCTGTGCAGCTCAACcaggccctcctcctcctcccatggACGATGCATGCCCTCGTTATCTTAAAAAG GAAGGAGGAGCCACCCACCTCCCCGTTCTCTGAACTGCATCCCTCCTCACCTTCCCCAGGAGAAAGCAAGGCTCAACTCTAA
- the DHRS3 gene encoding short-chain dehydrogenase/reductase 3 isoform X4 has product MARHKIVLWGRTEKCLKETTEEIRQMGTECHYFICDVGNREEVYQTAKAVREKVGDITILVNNAAVVHGKSLMDSDDDALLKSQHINTLGQFWTTKAFLPRMLELQNGHIVCLNSVLALSAIPGAIDYCTSKASAFAFMESLTLGLLDCPGVSATTVLPFHTSTEMFQGMRVRFPNLFPPLKPETVARRTVEAVQLNQALLLLPWTMHALVILKSILPQAALEEIHKFSGTYTCMNTFKGRT; this is encoded by the exons ATTGTTCTCTGGGGCCGGACTGAGAAATGCCTGAAGGAGACGACGGAGGAGATCCGGCAGATGGGCACTGAGTGCCATTACTTCATCTGCGATGTGGGCAACCGGGAGGAGGTGTACCAGACGGCCAAGGCTGTCCGAGAGAAG GTGGGTGACATCACCATCCTGGTGAACAATGCCGCCGTGGTCCACGGGAAGAGCCTAATGGACAGTGACGACGATGCCCTCCTCAAGTCCCAACACATCAACACCCTGGGCCAGTTCTGG ACCACCAAGGCCTTCCTGCCGCGTATGCTGGAGCTGCAGAACGGCCACATCGTGTGCCTCAACTCCGTGCTGGCACTGTCTGCCATCCCCGGTGCCATCGACTACTGCACATCCAAAGCGTCAGCCTTTGCCTTCATGGAGAGCCTGACCCTGGGGCTGCTGGACTGTCCGGGAGTCAGCGCCACCACAGTGCTGCCCTTCCACACCAGCACCGAGATGTTCCAGGGCATGAGAGTCAG GTTTCCCAACCTCTTTCCCCCACTGAAGCCGGAGACAGTGGCCCGGAGGACAGTGGAAGCTGTGCAGCTCAACcaggccctcctcctcctcccatggACGATGCATGCCCTCGTTATCTTAAAAAG cATACTCCCACAGGCTGCACTTGAGGAGATCCACAAATTCTCAGGAACCTACACCTGTATGAACACTTTCAAAGGGCGGACATAG
- the DHRS3 gene encoding short-chain dehydrogenase/reductase 3 isoform X7, translating into MGTECHYFICDVGNREEVYQTAKAVREKVGDITILVNNAAVVHGKSLMDSDDDALLKSQHINTLGQFWTTKAFLPRMLELQNGHIVCLNSVLALSAIPGAIDYCTSKASAFAFMESLTLGLLDCPGVSATTVLPFHTSTEMFQGMRVSILPQAALEEIHKFSGTYTCMNTFKGRT; encoded by the exons ATGGGCACTGAGTGCCATTACTTCATCTGCGATGTGGGCAACCGGGAGGAGGTGTACCAGACGGCCAAGGCTGTCCGAGAGAAG GTGGGTGACATCACCATCCTGGTGAACAATGCCGCCGTGGTCCACGGGAAGAGCCTAATGGACAGTGACGACGATGCCCTCCTCAAGTCCCAACACATCAACACCCTGGGCCAGTTCTGG ACCACCAAGGCCTTCCTGCCGCGTATGCTGGAGCTGCAGAACGGCCACATCGTGTGCCTCAACTCCGTGCTGGCACTGTCTGCCATCCCCGGTGCCATCGACTACTGCACATCCAAAGCGTCAGCCTTTGCCTTCATGGAGAGCCTGACCCTGGGGCTGCTGGACTGTCCGGGAGTCAGCGCCACCACAGTGCTGCCCTTCCACACCAGCACCGAGATGTTCCAGGGCATGAGAGTCAG cATACTCCCACAGGCTGCACTTGAGGAGATCCACAAATTCTCAGGAACCTACACCTGTATGAACACTTTCAAAGGGCGGACATAG
- the DHRS3 gene encoding short-chain dehydrogenase/reductase 3 isoform X5, with amino-acid sequence MGTECHYFICDVGNREEVYQTAKAVREKVGDITILVNNAAVVHGKSLMDSDDDALLKSQHINTLGQFWTTKAFLPRMLELQNGHIVCLNSVLALSAIPGAIDYCTSKASAFAFMESLTLGLLDCPGVSATTVLPFHTSTEMFQGMRVRFPNLFPPLKPETVARRTVEAVQLNQALLLLPWTMHALVILKSILPQAALEEIHKFSGTYTCMNTFKGRT; translated from the exons ATGGGCACTGAGTGCCATTACTTCATCTGCGATGTGGGCAACCGGGAGGAGGTGTACCAGACGGCCAAGGCTGTCCGAGAGAAG GTGGGTGACATCACCATCCTGGTGAACAATGCCGCCGTGGTCCACGGGAAGAGCCTAATGGACAGTGACGACGATGCCCTCCTCAAGTCCCAACACATCAACACCCTGGGCCAGTTCTGG ACCACCAAGGCCTTCCTGCCGCGTATGCTGGAGCTGCAGAACGGCCACATCGTGTGCCTCAACTCCGTGCTGGCACTGTCTGCCATCCCCGGTGCCATCGACTACTGCACATCCAAAGCGTCAGCCTTTGCCTTCATGGAGAGCCTGACCCTGGGGCTGCTGGACTGTCCGGGAGTCAGCGCCACCACAGTGCTGCCCTTCCACACCAGCACCGAGATGTTCCAGGGCATGAGAGTCAG GTTTCCCAACCTCTTTCCCCCACTGAAGCCGGAGACAGTGGCCCGGAGGACAGTGGAAGCTGTGCAGCTCAACcaggccctcctcctcctcccatggACGATGCATGCCCTCGTTATCTTAAAAAG cATACTCCCACAGGCTGCACTTGAGGAGATCCACAAATTCTCAGGAACCTACACCTGTATGAACACTTTCAAAGGGCGGACATAG